DNA from Tachypleus tridentatus isolate NWPU-2018 chromosome 8, ASM421037v1, whole genome shotgun sequence:
tacatttattttggatTATGTAGAGAATTTCGACCACGTACTGTGGTACTTTCTAATATCTTGTTATAACGAAGTTTGCAATGTATGTGCCCACAACTCGAATCTCGCACCGATCATCACCAATCATATAACCAGGCAGTATTTTTACATCTGAACAATGgaaatttccacaaaaataaCGTGTTTCAAATTTAACTAATAATAGTTACAAACAAGCAGAattagattttatatttaattcataagaattacaaaaaaagagcagaattcaaacacaaataatcaaacaacaaactataaaaaatatttgtttttctttagtgaaaatctCATGTGTTGCAACAGAAAAGTAAGACACTTTCATTAATAACTGTGCCTACAaagatggtttggtttggtttttggaatttcgcacaaagctactcgagggctatctgtgctagccgtccctaatttagtagtgtaagactagagggaaggcagctagtcatcaccacccaccgccaactcttgggctactcttttaccaacgaaaagtgggattgaccgtcacattataacgcccccacggccgggagggcgagcatgtttggcgcgattcgggcgcgaacccgcaaccctcagattacgaagcgcatggccttaacgcgcttggccatgccaggccccggcctccaaaaacttcaataaaaactACAGTGTTACGTAATGCTGTGGTGATAGCTCATTTTTAAATTtcgataaattatttttctcgtGGATGTTGGACATTATTGAACATCAAATATGAGTACATTGTTGTAGAACTATCagacattttcataaaaaaacaacaatagtcTTCTGGAGGAACAAGCAGCTATATTTGCCCATAGAGAGGGTATTTTTTCTACTttacaaaattaacaaacatattCTTTATACACGAACGaatctcttttattttaatttcttcatatGGAGTAAAATATTTAGATCTCTTCGGAAAGAACGATAACAAGATGtctccaaaaaataataaatttttttcgTACTAAATTCAACTGTACCAATCTAAAACTGCAACAGAAAATAACATGGgacgtttttttattattattatttatttactaattagaTGTTCATCTGCCAAGTGACATTCAAATCGGCCTGGCATGgacgagcgcgtaaggcgtgcgactcgtaatccgagggtcgcgggtccgcgtcgcgctaagcatgcttgccctcccagccgtaggggcgttataatttacggttaatcccactattcgtcgataaaagagtagcccaagagttggcggtggatggtgatgactagctgccttccctctagtcttacactgctaaattagggacggttagcacagatagccctcgagtagctttgtgcgaaattcaaaaacaaacagacattcaAATCAtcagaaaaaagtgaaaaaccTTTATCTTATTTACAAGTAAGGCGATTCTGATCGCTCAatggtaaatataaatgaaagtttCTAATgctgaaaatcgggtttcgataccccaaACGGGCAAAACACAGAgagctcattgtttagctttgtgttcaataacaaacctttaaaaataaaacttttaaatattcaaaataaacatgtttagttTACTTGTTAGTGTTGTCGTTCTCAGTGTTTGTAAACAGCATTGTATCGGATTcgtatattaaacattaataagtatttagctccccccagtggcacagcagtatgtttgcggactcacacagcTATAAACCTGTTTCGATTtctgtagtgagcagagcacagatagccccttgtgttgctttgtgcttaattcaaaaaataaacaaacaataaatatttataatatgaaattgttatttatgtctaaacaaaacaatattaatttgatATCAAGGAAAACGtgtaattaattagtttttatctCTATTTAAGCTACTGTATACAAAAGTTTCAGattcttatattattattgtttataatttctttttgaatactattttttttttctgttgctatGTTAGGAGTAAAAAACACAAACCGAAGTATTTTGGCACAATGAAtggtaaaatattcattaatagtTATAGCTGACTCGTTTCGGTAATACAGTGACCATCATCTGGGAAATATCTGCGGTAACCATCAACGAGACTGGAATCTACGTTGTATTTTTTACTTGCTGTATAAGCATTGCTTgttgaaaggttttgtttttaatttcgcacaaagctactcgagggctatctgggctagccgttcctaatttagcagtgtaagactagagggaaggtagctagtcatcacaacccaccgccaactcttggactactcttttaccaacgagtagtgggattgacggtgACATTATAACAACCATacagctaaaagagcgaacatgtttggtgcgaccgaaattcgaacccatgaccctcggtttacgagtcgaacgccttaacatgcttggccatgccgggccttgaatgTTGAAAGAtaaatcttatatttttaaatctaactTAGCGACCTGACACAGAAATCGTGTATTCGAACTGTCATCTTTGGATCAAAAGAGGAGTACATTAATGCTAGAATTCAGAAAGGGTGCATTGTGGTCAAAATGACGCAATTCCAATGCTATTATTGAACAACAGGAGTTGCTTTGCACAATACTTGAAATATTTGCTATGTCGTGGACAAGTGTATTTTCGAATTCAATGGTTTTACCTTGATCAACCGCGAAAAGATGAACGATGTATCTTCCTTTGCTAACgaaatattgatttgtttgtcGAAGACTACTTGAGCTAGTCGTTCGcgattttgaaatgatagacaagaggaaaagcagctagctaacactgccaacaaatagtggtattgagcgtcacattataacgcttctttGGTTgaatgggcgaacatgtttagtgacTAGATTCAAACCTCCAACCCACGCTTGCAAGTTAAATACCCATATACCAAGCTATACAAAAGCATAAAGTATCGAAACAGGTAAACGTTCTTACTTGATTGTATTATAAGTTTATGTTTTTTCTGTGAAATCTCTCCTGcatttttgaattatttagaGTCAAAAGATAAAATTCCCACTTCGATTTTCAGTAATTAATTACTAGTCACTCATTGTAtgtacatcatatatatatatgatgtcggatacattatattaaaactatgttgGAGCTTCATCAGGTCGTTAAACCCTTATGTCCTGTCATGCTCCTTCTGACGGCCTTGCATCTTAACAACAGTCCTGCAGCATAGTTTCTGTTATAAAAGGATCTGTGGTAAAGTTATCTTCTCAAAACCCCACCACTCTTTCCTGTTTGCTATCCTCAAGCAATCTACTGTacgagggcctggcatggtcaggtggttaaggcactcgactcgtaatccgagggtcacgcgTTCGAATTccccttgcaccaaacatgctcgccttttcagccatgggggcgttataatgtaatgatcaatcccactatccattggtaaaagagtagcccaaaagttggtggtgagcggtgatgactagctgcctttcctctagtcttacactgcaagattagggatggctagcgcagatagccctcgtgtagctttgcgcaaaattcgaaacaaaccaaaccaattatttCATCCATTGTTGTACTTTTCAACATATTGCTGTGTCTATTGCTTATTGTCATGTGTTAGTACTTGTCTATAAAAAAAGTTCAATTTCCTGGacttttttataaagaaaacaataacatagAAGCACGATCATTACTTTAAAATGGCACAAGATAAAGCGATATTAGATTTTACTGTAGAAATGAAAGGGTGCACTAATGAGAAATTTTCAAACTTGTAGACAATTACTTATTAGATTCTAGTCAAGACTGACAACGATATATAGGCATAGTAATTAGCTTTACTGAAGAAcagaaaacaataatgtttaaaaatcacaataatatattaatgacTTCTGGAACGAATAAAACAACCAACGAATTCATGGATTAAGTCCCCCAGTGACTTAGCAGTAACTTGGTggacttacaaaaacaataaaccgTGTTtatgaacagagcacagataacctatcgTGTAGCTCAGCACTGAAACTTACCACTTTAAACAATTCTGcgtcaatatttaaaaaataaaagttcttaAGATGTAGCCCTgcacttttttttaaacttatttcccactgtaatcaaaatatgttttgtggCACTTGAAACGAGCTCGAGATGTTCTGTACTAAATCTCATTTCTGCCAAATATTGCTCTTCACCAACAAGAAAATCACGTGCTTTGCTCGTGCAGAGCGAGCAAACGTGTCACGAATTCGCAACACTCCTCACCAAGCGAAATATAGTTGCCCGAAAATTACGTGAAACACAACCAGATGTATCATTCTGCAAATTATGCATATCTGACATTGTATGGAATTCTGATTTATGGCGTAGCATATAAAGAGCTTGTTGgtaatgttttctgtttgttttcgaTTGATCACGTGCTCTCGCTCATCTCCGTGCAACTGTTTACATTACGCATGAAAATTGCATTCCTTGTGTACGTGTGGTTCTCTTCCAAATTCATTAAATTACATACGTATTTCTCTTGCtttacattttcatattattacactCACGATCTTACTTACGCAATGTTTTATAATTCAAGGAGCTCTGCGATTGCTCGGCAGTaagattataacactaaaattcagagtTCGTTTCCTATAGCAATTACAGCTAGAGAGGCTTTGAGTACCTTTGCTCCAtgacaaataaacagaaaaattaaatgtaggtatttcaaaaacaaatttcagtCTTTGATGTGAAACTCCAGTCAACATGACAaacgattttttgtttgtttttaaatttcgcgcaaagctacacgagagctgtctttgctagtcgtccctaatttagcaatgtaagattagaggaaaggcagctagtcatcaccactcaccgctaactcttgggctactttttttatcaacgaatagtgggattgacggttacattataacgaccatacagctaaaagggcgaacatgtttggtgtgaagggcattcgagccctcgaccctcagattacgagtcgagcgcattaaccacctggccatgccgggatccCATTACAAACGAACCAGCCATTCAAACAGGAAACAATTTTCTACATCACTGTACACCACACTGGAAATGTTATCTAGCAGTGATACCCAACCTTCTTTCGTCGCGTATCACGAGTGAGAACTTTGAGAAAGCAGAGAATCATGAcacaaataatatgtttggaaaaTTTAAtagtaacttatataaataagaaagtaaatcgaaaagaataactgatacagtagGACGTTGTATTTAACACGTTCTTAGAAACTGATTTTAACTGTTAATTGTTGAGCCAATATGTGATATCTTCATGGTTCCTCGTTTAAATGCTTCTCCGTTATTGTTCAAAGGTGAGGCAGCAAGACTCGAATGTAGAGATTTGGCAAATGGAACATGTTGGTAAATTCACTCCAATTCTGAAGCGTGAGGTTCACTTTATTTCTAGagaaacatattattttcttttgtttcttcttgtCTATCTTTCTGTTTCTTCCTTACTCTTATCAATCGACCACGATTTCTTCATTTCTCAATAAATTGACTTGAAACTTATCCGATTTGTTCCGTGATGCAATACACCcagacatatttttttattttttctaggcCCTTTTACAGACTTTATGGAgcgaaaaataaagtaaaacaaagctatatttttttcagttcctGTGCGGCCATATATACAACAGTCTAGATGAAATGTGGCAAAAATGTAAATTATGACCCCAATTCATTTGCATAAAAAAGTTGGATTAGCCTATTTTGAACCTTTTCAGGAGGTCATAGCTCGCCAAAACGTATAATCtgttgtgtgtgttgttgttttttttgcaaattacTTTGCCATATGCTGaccaatttacataaaaattgatACACAGATACTTTTGTACAGGTCACCCAGATATGCCAAGCATATCTTTGAATGGCTGGTTCGTTTGTAATGGGATCCCAGCATGACGAGGTGGTtaatgcgctcgactcgtaatctgagagtcgagggctCGAAtgcccttcacaccaaacatgctcgccctcccagccgtgggggcgttataatgtgacggtcaatcccactattcgttggtaaaagaataacccaagagttggcggtgggtggtgatgactagttgcctttcctctagtcttacactgctaaattagggatggctaaagcagatagctctcgtgtcgctctgcgtgaaatttaaaacaaaccaaacattacgGAAATGCTGGGTTTATTGGGGTTCTTGTATTATAATATTGATGGATAATTCATTTTCATATAGAAATCTCAATACATAACTAGTTTTGAGCTATACACAGATATCTTACGGTTAAAATAAGGTTAAAAAACATCTCCTCGAGTCCCGTGAAGGGTTTTTTTCTGTCCTGAGATATAGAAATTTTCCTGATGTACTTATAGTAGTTAAAGCACATGACTTATGTGTGTGTGATGGAAACTAGCGTATTTGTAACTTTGtaattgataaaaacattttagccAATCACTCTTCAGATCACATTCATCTGTTGTTTGGTcaacgtttttaaataaatagtctCGAAAATGGAAGATTTAGTTACATAGTGCTTGTAAAAAGTGTCTTTGaggttgtttgtttactgaatttagctcaaagctacaaaaggctatctgcgctaacggttcataatttagcagtgtgagactagagagaagacagctagtcatcaccacccacctccaactcttgggctacacttttaccaaggaatagttggattggccgtcacattacaacacccccacggctgaaaaggcgagcatacttagtgtgaaggagattcgaacccgcaaccctctgattacgagccgagtgccttaaccacctgcccatgccgggcccgtgtCCTTTAGAAGAAATGAAAccctgaaaagaaagaaaatgtgtaaACAATTGTGTATTATATAGTTTAGTTAGTACAGTTCTCACACCACTGCTTCTCACAAGCTGGATATACTAAGTAAACGCATGCTGTAAAGAAATAGATGTGTTACCAAAGGTTAAATTTTGTGTAGGAAATTCTATTTTCTAAATACGTTTTGAAACTCCATATACTTTAGACTTTTTGGTAAGATATGCGATTAATACTGAAagatataaaagtatttaatctTAATTCAAAGAATTcagttttaacactttttatcaGCGATCTTTCTATCGAGCAGAAGATGAATACGTCGAGAACTCTCACATCTTGCAACACAGTGAAAGATTCAAAACAACATTGAGTATATCTATCCACAAAGAAAGATTTGAAACAGTCCTGAGTTTACTAGTCTAGAAAGAAAGAATTAAAAGAGTCCTGAACTTACTAATCCACAATAAAATAGTCTTGAATGTACCAATCTATGACAAATGTCCTGAAATAAGCTTTAATTCACCAGTCCACAGCTTtcgaaatatttataaagaattgtttaaaatatgaatcTAACCATTCCACTATCTTAACGAAAACATCACAAAAGCACGCATGCCTCTACTACATGTTGTACTTGTTATCTTGTCTGAGGCTGCcgatcaaaattatttttgttcctCGAAAatgtttcgttgtttttttttttcaagtgttatCTGAAGCACTgatagaaattatttttgttcctcgaaaattgtttttcctttttataattggtttattttatgccttttttgttggtttgtttgtttttgaatttcgcgcaaagctactcgagggctatctgcgctagcccgaccctaatttagcagtttaagactagagggaaggcagctagtcatcaccacccaccgccaactcttgggctactctcttaccaacgaatttttctgcttgtttcagtggaattgaccgtcatattataacgcttccacggatgaaaggacgaacatgcttggtgtgaaggagattcgaacccgcgaccctctgattacgagtcgagtgctttaaccacctggccatgccgagcctcttcTTTGTTGGAaattaaagtgataaaaaatatttttttctgtgaattaCACTTGAGGGGTCttgctttacatattttataatattaatagtttttttgtcaagaataatgtttctttctaaaaacaaacaaattcctaaAACGTActgtctaataaaataaaattaaataattgatCCTTTCGAGAATGTTTTCCAGTTCTGTTTTATATACAAGAAGATAAGAAAAAAGTTAATTCCTAACCTTAAAGTGGATTACAAAATTCCTACAAGTGATATGACTTTTTTGTTTTGATGTCTCGTTATGGAAACTAACATACCTGAAAAATATGTCATTGTATTATCCACTGAAATGGAGGTAAAACTGTatcaaaaaatgtatatattattaaaaatggtGGAAGCTACTTTGTTACTTGATTCATCTTTTATTTCCCTCTATAAACATCCCAAAAAGAATCTTTAGTCTCTTCATGATGCATCTtgaaaaatgtatatgaatggaGTTTCGaacatatttactttattttccttttaatttgcaataataataaacttcatCTGATAAAGTATATTGTATAGAATAATTCAATTAtcaaataaatagtaataattacgaAGGAAGAGTGAGATCAAACaaaatatcaaagtatttcttcattttATCAGTTGTATCTGTATCattgcaaaatatttgttttaagagcCTTCCTTTTCTTATGTATTTCTAGGTTACGAATGATGATGAAATATCATGAACTACTATTTAAACACATCTGAACCACTGGCGAAGAAGCGGATAAAACTAAACAAGAAGCTGAGTACAGCTATGTCATCATCAGTCTGGTTAAATAACAGAACCATCTTGAAGATTCAGTTTGGTCCACTATAAAATGTGAAGTTAAATAATGAACTTATATGGGTGGCTGTATAGTGTTGAGGAAGGTATAACTGGCTTCATCTAATTAATGTAACTTTCGCTTTCCAATATAGCTTAGAAGCGCATGACTGCAGCTAACTCGTGAAGATAGATAAATagatttttttagtatttcactGATTATTAACTTATTGTACCTTTAGGCAACCGTTAAAAACCTATTAATAATATTCCCTTCTATGTATCTACAATCTGCTCAATATGTTGTAAGAAAAGCTATCCTGTAGATGTCTTTAAATTAATTCGACTGTTTTCAGTAATCGACGTTTGGTTTAACGATCATCACAAGTTATTGGTTGGCACACTAAAAACCTAACACTTCCGATACTGAAAGCTAACGACGGGAAATGAGGTTTAAGTGAATAAACAGACAGATTGAGTGAATGAATACAAttcaatatagaaaaaaaaaaagctaagtTTATGTTTTCCACCGGAAATACGTACCCGGAAACCACTGAGTTTGTGTTAGCGGAGGTGGGTGTATTAAGAGAACCGATAGGCGATGTGGTTGCTCGTATTACTGTTCTGTAGAAACACTTTTCCTCCGTTACTCGACAGCTAATACAAGAAAAAATGTGAAGGTTTAAATATACAAtaagtaaaaatagtaataacaactGCTTCTTTGCATTTTAAATGTAAAGAGGTTTAAGTGGTCAGAATTTTCAACCATGGCATTCTATTTGTTGAATAATGAAGGTAGAAAACCATTACTTGGAATCCTGTGTTTCTTATTGATTTATCCATTGTTcttagtgaactctgaacttgaCTGTCCAAGCTCTTGTTTTTGTGACGACAAGGAACAGTTTGTGAGTTGCGTTGGCGATGGATTGTGGCACATGCCTTCTAACATACCTACGTCAGCTGTGAGACTTGAATTGCGAAACTATATAATTCCAACTTTATCAAATAAAGTTCTGAAGAAATTGACTGAATTGCAAGAGCTTAAAATCCATCAGTCCAAAATTCGTTACATCGAAAACGGGACTTTCCTTGGATTAAAAAATCTTCAGCGATTAGAGTTAAGTCTAAATCTTTTAGAAGGACTAAATGTCGCCATTTTTCTTGGACTGAATGATCTGCGATACTTAGATTTATCTTCCAACAAACTAACCAGTACTGAGGAGGCTTTTCAAGACTTAAAGCTGGTAGAACAATTGAATCTTAGGGACAACAAACTAACCACAATAACATCATCAAGTCTAGACGGTCTTCACAAGGTTCAATATCTTAACTTGGATTCTAATAATATCTCTAACATAGAGGTGGGGGCTTTCCAACACCTGACTAACCTTGCCCACTTAATTCTCAGCAACAACCCCTTAACCCAGTTGTCACGTCTTGATTTTTTTGGCTCCAGACTCCAATATATTGACTTCTCTCACGTAGGGTTGAAACATGTACCACAGAGTCTGACAAGGTTTGTACGGGATCTGAGATTGGCCaagaacaatatttcacaaataggAGCCGGGGACTTTGACAGCTATCCTTACCTTGGTCTTCTTGTCCTTGACgataacaacataacaaaaatagaaaatgatGCCTTTGGCAGATTGGAATATCTCGTGCGTTTATGGCTGAATGGTAATCTTCTTGAGAAGATTCCTTCTAACTTACCATCTTGTCTGAGTGCTTTGTACATCGAAGAAAACCACGTGAAAAATCTTCCTGCCCACAGCTTTCGTGGACTGAATAACTTGGAACAGCTTTTTCTGCAGAGGAACGATATTGAAGAACTGGAAGTTTGTGCATTTTGTGACCTAATTCGACTAAAAATTCTTGACTTGCAAGCAAATAAAATTCAGAACTTGACCAAGGGAATTTTTGCGAATTTAACAAGTTTAGAAAGCTTAGATCTTTCGCAAAATAAATTAAGGATTTTGGACTCTCAGTGTTTCACTGGTTTAACTTCCCTAAAAACTCTTCAGATATCTCGTACTTCTACGTTTATTGAATTTGACGATTCAGTCTTCGACACCCTGAAGAACCTGGAAACCCTTGAGTTGTATGACAGCGCCCATTTTTCAGTTGAAATTCTAAACTCCACGCGCGGTCTGCACGGTCTTCGAAAACTGAAAGAACTTAACATCATGCATAACAAATTAATTTCTCTACGGCCAGACCTACCTTCTTTTTTccctttaataaaagtaattaaaatgagTGGGAACAGATGGCACTGTGATCGGAATATTTTGTGGATGACTAAATGGTTAAAAACGACAAGTATTCAGTTTTTTCGTAGCTATGATATTAAATGTGCTTCACCTACTGAGCTAGAATATAAGCCTATCATGCTATTAACCGAAAATGACTTTATTGTTACTACTACATCAGCGTTAGAGCTAGGAACTACTATGGAATACAAAAGCATTAAAACGTCTGAAAGCGTAACTACCACGGGTCATTTCATGGCAAGAATCTATCCATATGGACCTTTTGTACCAGTAAGCATGACGCCAAGTTCAACAAAGGTACTAATGGAAGAAACGTTTCCCGCGTACACAAGCACGAATGGATTTGGGGATAATATTTCGACGACTGTGACGTTTACCTATTCGCACCAAGTCTTCAATGACAATAAACAACGAGGAAAACATGCGGGGGGAAGGAACAGCCCAGAACAGAGAAATGTCACATTTGATGAAGACGATGGTAAGTTACATGAAAACTCTAACCAAAGTTATGTAGAAAATACTGTGacagaaaac
Protein-coding regions in this window:
- the LOC143222513 gene encoding uncharacterized protein LOC143222513, with product MAFYLLNNEGRKPLLGILCFLLIYPLFLVNSELDCPSSCFCDDKEQFVSCVGDGLWHMPSNIPTSAVRLELRNYIIPTLSNKVLKKLTELQELKIHQSKIRYIENGTFLGLKNLQRLELSLNLLEGLNVAIFLGLNDLRYLDLSSNKLTSTEEAFQDLKLVEQLNLRDNKLTTITSSSLDGLHKVQYLNLDSNNISNIEVGAFQHLTNLAHLILSNNPLTQLSRLDFFGSRLQYIDFSHVGLKHVPQSLTRFVRDLRLAKNNISQIGAGDFDSYPYLGLLVLDDNNITKIENDAFGRLEYLVRLWLNGNLLEKIPSNLPSCLSALYIEENHVKNLPAHSFRGLNNLEQLFLQRNDIEELEVCAFCDLIRLKILDLQANKIQNLTKGIFANLTSLESLDLSQNKLRILDSQCFTGLTSLKTLQISRTSTFIEFDDSVFDTLKNLETLELYDSAHFSVEILNSTRGLHGLRKLKELNIMHNKLISLRPDLPSFFPLIKVIKMSGNRWHCDRNILWMTKWLKTTSIQFFRSYDIKCASPTELEYKPIMLLTENDFIVTTTSALELGTTMEYKSIKTSESVTTTGHFMARIYPYGPFVPVSMTPSSTKVLMEETFPAYTSTNGFGDNISTTVTFTYSHQVFNDNKQRGKHAGGRNSPEQRNVTFDEDDGKLHENSNQSYVENTVTENIHTNTASSHKETTNSIKINTSYIYSTLSSISLNNKDKISEKNKKFSQALGLGPTTEGYQKRLSTSKEFYFSPVATPHNLAHNNDKTIAIILPSSLIGGILVVLIGLLVVIAVFRCRKRPDATGCDVHRSSSSISYCPQRDEVSILTISEGTVDLKTETHHGLGNKLYYLMENGDIHKDPTKDAIPEPQLQDMLSQLPGENGQICVSEHAAS